A genomic region of Alicyclobacillus sp. SO9 contains the following coding sequences:
- a CDS encoding Tn3 family transposase: MYTRVRELLTPEERLKYMEIPNDIDEWTLGTRFTFTSHDIEVIQRHRRDYNRLGFAVQLCVLRYLGWTLSDVRNIPERALSYVAKQIRVNASEFQTYFQREATRYEHLEEIRREYGFSTFTPSEYRWLSKLLTEHAMVNGSPLHLIQIGLDELRKRKVILPAMATIERAVWEARKRTEDRIFKVLSASLTDSQMLSLDGLLSLVPGTNKTYLAWLQEVPGQSSPDTFLKVVDKLEYVRALKLQVDTQGIHPNRLRQLSKIGSRYEPRSFRRFNDPKKYAILAAYLLDLIQDLTDQAFEIHDRQIMSLLSKGRKAQEEVQKHNGKSINEKVVHFASLGDALIKARNEGVDPFVALEAVMPWDKLVASVEEAKSLARPVDYDYLDLLEKKFYSLRKYTPTLLKSLEFRSTRSAESLMRAVDIIRDMNESGKRKVPEDAPLEFVSNRWQKHVYDDDGTINRHYYEMAVLTELRNYVRSGDVSIVGSRQHKDFDEYLVSTEDWARLEPTQARFAVSISANEYLEERMESLSKRLEWVSSNIEGLEGVDLEHGTLHIDRLEKDVPDEAREFSLSLYELLPRVKLTDLLIEVAQWTGFHEQFVHASTNRMPNEEETTVVMATLMAMGTNVGLTKMAESTPGISYRQMANVAQWRLYEDAMNKAQAVLVNFHHRLALPSYWGDGTTSSSDGMRVPIGVSALHADANPHYGHGKGATIYRFVSDQFSSFYTKVINTNARDAVHVIDGLLHHETDLAIEEHYTDTAGYTDQVFGLTHLLGFHFAPRLRDLSDSKLFSFGKAADFPKLEKLLRGQINTKVIRENYDDVLRLAYSIREGTVSASLIMGKLGSYARQNRLATALREMGRIEKTIFILDYISSEALRRKINRGLNKGEAMNAIARAIFFGKRGELRERALQDQLQRASALNILINAISVWNTVYLTKAMEFKKAQGGLREELLHHISPLGWEHINFLGEYTFNVSQPRDLDSLRPLRVQAAAP, translated from the coding sequence ATGTATACCCGTGTCAGAGAGCTGCTAACCCCAGAAGAACGATTGAAATACATGGAGATTCCGAACGACATTGATGAATGGACGTTAGGGACACGCTTCACATTTACGTCGCATGATATCGAAGTGATTCAACGTCACCGCAGAGACTACAACCGTCTCGGGTTTGCCGTACAGTTGTGTGTACTGCGGTATCTGGGTTGGACACTTTCCGATGTGCGGAACATACCTGAACGAGCCCTCAGCTATGTCGCCAAGCAGATTCGCGTAAATGCGTCCGAATTCCAAACTTACTTTCAAAGAGAGGCAACGAGATATGAACATTTAGAAGAAATTCGTCGGGAGTATGGATTCTCCACCTTCACACCCAGCGAATATCGTTGGCTCTCGAAACTGTTGACGGAACATGCGATGGTCAACGGCAGCCCGTTGCATCTCATTCAAATTGGTTTAGATGAGCTGCGTAAGCGCAAAGTGATCTTGCCTGCGATGGCAACCATCGAAAGGGCCGTATGGGAAGCACGGAAACGAACAGAGGATAGGATTTTCAAGGTACTCAGCGCTTCATTGACAGACAGTCAAATGCTTAGTTTGGATGGCTTACTATCCCTGGTGCCTGGTACCAATAAAACGTATTTGGCTTGGTTACAGGAGGTCCCTGGCCAGTCCTCTCCGGATACGTTTCTAAAGGTTGTCGACAAACTTGAGTATGTCCGAGCACTGAAGCTCCAAGTAGATACCCAGGGGATCCATCCAAACCGGCTACGACAATTATCTAAAATTGGCTCGCGGTACGAGCCGCGATCATTCCGTCGATTCAATGACCCCAAGAAATACGCTATACTCGCGGCTTACCTACTTGATTTGATTCAAGACCTGACCGATCAAGCATTTGAAATACACGACAGGCAGATTATGTCTCTGTTATCAAAGGGAAGAAAGGCACAGGAGGAAGTTCAGAAACATAACGGAAAGTCCATCAACGAAAAGGTCGTTCATTTTGCCAGTTTAGGGGATGCACTGATAAAGGCTCGTAACGAAGGAGTCGACCCGTTTGTCGCGCTAGAAGCCGTTATGCCGTGGGACAAGCTGGTTGCTTCCGTGGAGGAGGCAAAAAGCCTTGCACGACCGGTTGATTACGATTACTTAGACTTGCTGGAGAAGAAGTTCTACTCACTTCGGAAGTACACACCAACGTTGCTGAAGTCCCTAGAATTCCGCTCAACCAGGTCTGCGGAATCCCTGATGAGAGCGGTTGACATCATCCGCGACATGAACGAATCCGGAAAACGCAAAGTACCGGAAGACGCACCCCTTGAATTTGTGTCGAATCGCTGGCAAAAGCATGTCTATGACGATGATGGAACCATTAACCGTCATTATTATGAGATGGCGGTTCTTACCGAACTGCGAAACTATGTCCGTTCCGGGGATGTATCCATTGTTGGGAGCCGACAACACAAGGACTTCGATGAGTATCTGGTCTCTACGGAAGATTGGGCAAGGCTTGAGCCAACTCAGGCTCGGTTTGCGGTGAGTATATCCGCCAATGAGTATCTGGAAGAGCGTATGGAATCATTGTCAAAACGCTTAGAATGGGTATCGTCTAACATCGAGGGGCTGGAAGGTGTAGACCTGGAGCACGGAACACTGCACATAGATCGGTTGGAAAAGGACGTACCTGATGAAGCAAGAGAGTTTAGCTTATCACTCTACGAATTGCTACCTCGCGTCAAACTAACGGATTTACTGATTGAAGTAGCTCAATGGACCGGATTTCACGAACAGTTTGTTCATGCTTCCACCAACCGTATGCCGAACGAAGAGGAAACCACTGTAGTGATGGCCACCCTTATGGCGATGGGAACAAACGTAGGCCTTACAAAGATGGCTGAATCTACACCAGGTATTTCGTATCGGCAGATGGCAAATGTAGCACAATGGCGGCTCTACGAGGATGCGATGAATAAAGCTCAAGCTGTACTGGTGAATTTTCATCACCGCTTAGCCCTACCGTCCTATTGGGGCGATGGAACCACGTCGTCATCAGATGGCATGCGCGTACCGATAGGAGTATCTGCACTACACGCAGATGCCAACCCTCATTACGGCCATGGTAAGGGAGCGACCATTTACCGCTTTGTCAGCGACCAGTTTTCAAGTTTTTACACCAAGGTGATTAACACAAACGCAAGGGACGCGGTGCATGTCATTGATGGGCTGTTACACCATGAAACGGATTTGGCTATTGAAGAACACTACACGGATACAGCCGGTTACACGGACCAGGTTTTTGGTTTGACGCACCTGCTTGGATTTCATTTTGCACCTCGCTTACGTGATTTATCGGATTCCAAGCTCTTCTCCTTTGGTAAAGCAGCTGATTTCCCCAAACTTGAGAAGCTGCTGCGTGGTCAAATCAATACAAAAGTCATTCGGGAGAATTACGACGATGTATTGAGATTAGCGTATTCGATTCGGGAGGGCACCGTCTCTGCTTCGCTCATCATGGGGAAGCTCGGATCCTACGCACGGCAGAATCGCTTGGCCACGGCGCTTCGGGAAATGGGTCGGATAGAAAAGACGATCTTCATTTTGGACTACATTTCGAGCGAAGCCCTACGAAGGAAAATCAATCGTGGATTGAATAAAGGCGAGGCGATGAACGCTATAGCCAGAGCGATATTCTTTGGCAAGCGTGGAGAACTGCGCGAACGTGCACTCCAAGACCAACTCCAACGGGCTAGTGCGCTCAATATTCTAATCAATGCGATCAGCGTGTGGAATACGGTTTACTTGACCAAAGCAATGGAATTCAAAAAGGCACAAGGTGGTCTCCGGGAGGAACTATTGCATCATATTTCCCCACTAGGCTGGGAACACATTAATTTCTTAGGCGAATACACATTCAACGTAAGTCAACCAAGAGATCTGGACTCACTGCGTCCGCTTCGTGTTCAAGCAGCAGCACCTTAG
- a CDS encoding type II toxin-antitoxin system HicB family antitoxin, with product MEKYIFPSVFDPAEGDEVGYTVTFPDLPGCITEGDTTDAALANAREAMELWLWDAEQHREDMPVPSEPQSIELEKGEFVMLGVPPTF from the coding sequence ATGGAAAAATATATATTCCCTTCCGTATTTGACCCAGCAGAGGGTGACGAGGTTGGGTACACCGTGACCTTCCCTGACCTGCCGGGTTGTATCACTGAAGGTGATACAACCGATGCAGCACTTGCAAATGCGCGTGAGGCTATGGAACTGTGGTTATGGGACGCAGAGCAGCATAGGGAAGATATGCCAGTTCCCTCCGAACCTCAAAGTATAGAACTAGAAAAAGGCGAATTTGTCATGTTAGGGGTACCGCCGACATTTTAA
- a CDS encoding type II toxin-antitoxin system HicA family toxin, which translates to MTAKNYTAKEMVKLLEKDGWYLVAQKDSHKQFRHPKKSGKIQVPDYGNVTLKPKTTNSILKSQMRPKGGFKIWKNIYSLPYLTQQRVTRLGTP; encoded by the coding sequence ATGACAGCCAAGAACTACACTGCTAAGGAGATGGTCAAGCTACTTGAAAAGGACGGATGGTACTTAGTAGCTCAGAAGGATAGCCACAAACAATTCCGACATCCCAAGAAGAGTGGAAAGATACAGGTTCCAGACTACGGAAATGTAACTCTGAAACCTAAGACAACCAATTCAATCCTAAAATCTCAAATGAGGCCCAAAGGAGGATTTAAAATATGGAAAAATATATATTCCCTTCCGTATTTGACCCAGCAGAGGGTGACGAGGTTGGGTACACCGTGA
- a CDS encoding recombinase family protein, which produces MRKAVIYTRVSTDEQTRGFSLESQRERGINKADELGVTDTIVFEEAGVSGEVINRPALMDAIAASQRDESVKYFICSDPDRLSRDLTYLLLFTEQIEKGKRVELVFTDFNREDTAEGKLFYSIRGAIAEFEKAMIRRRTIGGKIKKAQQHKWTHWPDIYGYNYNEGVVTENEEEARTVRMIYEWGSNMGTASICGRLHALGISSPRGSRTWSRTTVKRILENKSYHTGKTFIRKYDTGGTHLNKYRADEDKLERKLRPRDEWVEMEIPPLVTEEAFQAVQRRSLVARRRATSNINGRFLLSGLLRCGHCGKTWHGHSGWNHNKTKRRIYYVCTYKSPGPPKGQGLERCPTSFEPAPLIEEAVWNTVKGWILDDEQISAFHNAQLTRHKPSSHSAEREKLVERFNQINREEDALIERLARESNPRVRGKLNERLDKISAELDQIQTLLDELDSAESETAASEIDSEAISWIRENLPDPEQMSFEQKYEVIHRLITEIVIQQQGDELQLDIRTLRPMPPKG; this is translated from the coding sequence ATGAGGAAGGCCGTTATCTATACAAGAGTATCAACAGACGAACAAACAAGAGGATTCAGTTTGGAGTCTCAACGAGAACGAGGTATAAACAAGGCAGATGAATTAGGTGTCACAGATACTATAGTGTTTGAAGAAGCCGGCGTCTCTGGTGAAGTGATAAACCGACCTGCACTTATGGATGCTATAGCAGCGTCTCAGCGTGATGAGAGCGTGAAATATTTCATCTGCAGCGATCCAGACCGACTTTCTCGTGATTTGACATACCTCCTTTTGTTCACAGAGCAAATCGAAAAAGGTAAACGAGTCGAATTAGTCTTTACGGATTTCAATCGTGAAGATACGGCAGAAGGCAAGTTGTTTTATTCCATTCGTGGTGCTATAGCGGAGTTTGAAAAGGCAATGATTCGTCGACGTACCATTGGTGGTAAAATCAAGAAGGCCCAACAACATAAATGGACCCATTGGCCAGATATCTATGGCTACAATTACAACGAGGGCGTTGTCACGGAGAATGAGGAAGAAGCCCGCACGGTTCGCATGATTTATGAATGGGGTTCAAACATGGGCACTGCCTCTATTTGTGGCCGGCTTCATGCTCTGGGAATATCTTCTCCAAGGGGGTCCAGAACGTGGTCACGTACGACAGTAAAGAGAATCTTAGAGAATAAATCATATCACACGGGAAAGACGTTCATCCGTAAGTATGACACCGGTGGAACTCATCTAAACAAGTATAGGGCGGATGAAGACAAGTTGGAAAGGAAACTTCGGCCAAGAGATGAGTGGGTGGAAATGGAGATCCCGCCATTGGTCACTGAGGAAGCTTTTCAGGCAGTACAACGCCGGTCATTAGTCGCTCGCAGACGTGCAACTAGCAACATAAATGGACGTTTCTTGCTCAGTGGACTTTTGAGGTGTGGACATTGTGGGAAGACTTGGCACGGTCACTCTGGGTGGAATCATAATAAGACTAAGAGACGTATCTATTATGTCTGCACATACAAATCACCAGGGCCGCCCAAAGGACAGGGATTAGAAAGATGCCCTACATCTTTCGAGCCTGCGCCGTTGATTGAAGAAGCCGTCTGGAATACGGTGAAGGGATGGATTCTGGACGATGAACAGATATCTGCTTTTCACAACGCACAACTGACGCGACATAAGCCGAGTAGCCATAGTGCTGAACGCGAAAAGCTTGTTGAGCGGTTCAACCAGATAAATCGAGAAGAAGATGCGTTAATCGAACGCTTAGCCAGAGAGTCCAATCCCCGAGTGCGCGGTAAGTTGAATGAACGTCTTGATAAAATTTCGGCAGAATTAGATCAGATTCAGACATTGCTTGATGAGTTAGACTCTGCTGAATCAGAGACAGCAGCAAGCGAAATAGATTCCGAAGCAATAAGTTGGATTCGTGAAAACCTTCCGGATCCTGAACAAATGTCCTTTGAGCAAAAGTACGAGGTAATTCACCGCTTGATTACGGAGATCGTCATTCAGCAACAAGGTGACGAGTTACAGTTAGACATTAGAACTCTCAGACCAATGCCTCCCAAGGGTTGA
- a CDS encoding type II toxin-antitoxin system HicA family toxin: MKSYSSREIIQIITADGWYFVRAIGDHHQYKHPTKLGRVTVTHPVKDIPVGTARSIFQQAGLPIPR; this comes from the coding sequence ATGAAAAGCTATTCGTCCAGAGAAATCATACAAATCATCACAGCGGACGGATGGTATTTTGTCCGAGCCATCGGCGACCATCATCAGTACAAACACCCAACAAAATTAGGTAGGGTGACAGTGACGCACCCTGTCAAAGATATCCCAGTTGGTACGGCTCGAAGCATATTCCAGCAGGCAGGTCTTCCAATACCTCGATGA
- a CDS encoding type II toxin-antitoxin system HicB family antitoxin translates to MAKDRYVYPAIFDYADDGISIEFPDLPGCLPCAETTEEGVKNAREAMALHLYGMEQDRDFIPNPTDITELRVGQNQAIVLVEVWMPPFRDEMELRAVKKTLSIPKWLDDLAQDQHVNFSHLLQDALKQHLGVKDRV, encoded by the coding sequence ATGGCAAAAGATAGGTATGTATATCCGGCAATCTTCGATTATGCCGACGACGGTATCTCCATAGAATTTCCGGATCTACCTGGATGTCTACCATGCGCAGAGACCACGGAAGAGGGAGTAAAAAACGCTCGTGAGGCCATGGCCCTTCACTTGTATGGCATGGAACAAGACCGAGACTTTATTCCGAATCCAACAGACATTACGGAATTACGGGTTGGACAAAATCAAGCCATCGTTTTGGTAGAGGTCTGGATGCCTCCGTTTAGGGATGAAATGGAACTTCGAGCAGTGAAGAAGACACTTAGTATCCCTAAATGGCTCGACGACTTGGCGCAAGACCAGCATGTAAATTTCTCGCATCTTTTGCAAGATGCGCTGAAGCAGCACTTAGGTGTAAAGGATAGAGTATGA
- a CDS encoding spore germination protein has translation MLVSTIGIVGALIIGQSAVQAGIVSPLLVIIVAVTALASFTIPNYNLTLAVRVLRFVFMFSAAFFGFYGIALLWTFMTVKLATQKSFGVPFLSPVAPASDASMDVFLRGPAYAMNQRPKFLFTQKRDRQQPVTRPWSPQTSQTARQKSKKGKGKQ, from the coding sequence ATGCTTGTATCGACAATTGGCATTGTGGGGGCGTTGATTATTGGGCAATCTGCGGTACAGGCCGGCATTGTCAGTCCCTTGCTTGTGATTATTGTCGCCGTAACGGCCCTGGCGTCCTTCACTATACCCAACTACAACTTGACGCTGGCTGTACGCGTGCTGCGCTTTGTTTTCATGTTCAGTGCAGCATTTTTCGGGTTTTACGGTATTGCACTTCTGTGGACGTTTATGACAGTGAAACTGGCGACACAAAAGTCGTTTGGCGTTCCTTTCCTTTCCCCAGTTGCGCCCGCTTCAGATGCATCAATGGATGTGTTTCTGCGGGGACCGGCCTACGCTATGAACCAGCGGCCTAAGTTCCTGTTTACACAAAAACGCGATCGTCAGCAGCCCGTAACCAGGCCGTGGAGTCCGCAGACCAGTCAAACGGCACGACAGAAATCAAAGAAGGGAAAGGGGAAACAGTAA
- a CDS encoding endospore germination permease — translation MSQREKTTLVPPSELGALQIAFVGTEAFLTYPRYTAQLALEASWMIPLISGMIALLVFLFINRLIESNFPGMDIVDITETTMGSFVASVVSIVLSLYFLFSTAAVMRLFMEHVVATVLPDTPLLVVGLLFSVVVAYIAYLGIEAICRTAYLLLPVLFIGIVVLCLLTLNWWHPPFLLPLWGRGIPSIIRSSFLYSSIYINVLLLLIIYPHATDESKLGRIGVVSIVSADLLLTGFLLAYNMVFPAFEGQSISFPLYQMARVIYIGRFFQRMESLFIFLWVMIAVVRMSLTLWAFVHLMARGLRWPTYKPGIAAGALLAFMLSLVPTSALQAVTIAKTYLLEWGDVIVFGIPITVTVLASLLKTKSKRGVQGV, via the coding sequence ATGTCACAGAGAGAAAAGACGACTTTAGTGCCGCCAAGTGAACTGGGTGCATTGCAGATAGCGTTTGTCGGAACCGAAGCATTTCTGACTTATCCCCGGTATACGGCACAGTTGGCGCTAGAGGCTTCATGGATGATACCGCTTATTTCCGGCATGATTGCGCTACTGGTGTTTTTGTTTATCAACCGGCTGATAGAATCCAACTTTCCGGGTATGGACATCGTTGATATTACCGAAACCACGATGGGGTCTTTTGTTGCCAGTGTTGTATCCATCGTACTGTCCCTGTATTTCTTGTTTTCCACTGCTGCAGTCATGCGGTTGTTTATGGAGCACGTTGTAGCCACGGTGTTGCCGGACACACCACTGCTCGTCGTTGGCCTCTTGTTTAGCGTCGTTGTTGCCTACATCGCTTACCTTGGTATTGAGGCTATCTGCAGAACGGCATACCTGCTTTTGCCTGTCCTCTTTATTGGCATCGTCGTCTTGTGTTTGCTTACCTTGAACTGGTGGCATCCCCCGTTTTTGCTACCCTTATGGGGGAGGGGGATTCCATCTATTATCCGCAGTTCGTTCTTGTATAGTTCCATTTATATCAATGTCTTGCTGTTGTTAATCATATATCCCCATGCGACCGATGAATCCAAACTCGGTAGAATCGGCGTAGTCAGTATTGTATCTGCTGACCTGTTGCTCACAGGTTTCCTGCTTGCCTACAATATGGTCTTTCCAGCCTTTGAAGGGCAGTCCATATCGTTTCCTCTGTATCAGATGGCCCGTGTTATCTACATCGGACGCTTTTTTCAACGGATGGAGAGCCTGTTCATTTTCCTGTGGGTGATGATCGCGGTTGTCCGCATGTCCCTGACACTGTGGGCGTTTGTCCACTTAATGGCAAGAGGTCTCAGATGGCCCACCTATAAACCTGGAATTGCTGCAGGTGCGCTGCTTGCGTTTATGTTGAGTTTAGTTCCCACGAGTGCACTCCAGGCAGTCACTATCGCCAAGACGTATTTGTTGGAATGGGGAGATGTCATTGTTTTTGGGATCCCAATCACAGTTACAGTGTTGGCGTCATTGCTGAAAACCAAATCGAAAAGGGGAGTGCAAGGTGTCTAG
- the rnhA gene encoding ribonuclease HI has protein sequence MKQIEIWTDGACSGNPGPGGWAAVLTYEGHTKEISGGEENTTNQRMEIAAVMNALESLKEPCDVTIYSDSAYVINCFKQKWYVSWQKNGWKNSKGQPVQNRDLWERLLDARNSHHIQFEKVKGHAGVDLNERCDELAREAIPR, from the coding sequence ATGAAACAAATTGAAATTTGGACAGACGGAGCTTGTTCGGGGAATCCAGGACCCGGAGGCTGGGCTGCGGTCCTCACATATGAAGGACATACAAAAGAAATCTCAGGCGGAGAAGAAAACACCACGAATCAGCGCATGGAAATTGCAGCGGTGATGAACGCCCTTGAATCGCTCAAGGAACCCTGTGATGTGACCATATACAGTGACTCGGCCTATGTTATCAACTGCTTCAAACAAAAGTGGTACGTATCGTGGCAGAAGAATGGATGGAAGAACAGCAAAGGACAGCCGGTTCAAAATCGCGATTTGTGGGAACGTCTCCTAGATGCGCGGAATTCACACCATATTCAATTTGAAAAGGTGAAAGGACATGCTGGAGTAGACCTTAATGAACGCTGCGATGAACTGGCCCGTGAGGCAATCCCGAGATGA